Proteins encoded by one window of Candidatus Pelagibacter giovannonii:
- a CDS encoding exonuclease VII small subunit: MKDKNLPPDNNIQSLEELTKEANNILESLETEKDLENSIDSYQQLLKLNNIIEKKFHKTSKTINEETKKKINNISSKKNAK, encoded by the coding sequence ATGAAAGATAAAAATTTACCACCTGATAATAACATACAGTCTCTTGAGGAGTTAACAAAAGAAGCAAATAATATTCTTGAATCTTTAGAGACAGAAAAAGACTTGGAGAATTCAATTGATTCATATCAGCAATTATTAAAATTAAATAATATTATTGAAAAAAAATTTCATAAAACTTCAAAAACAATCAATGAAGAAACGAAAAAAAAGATTAACAATATAAGTTCAAAAAAAAATGCAAAATAA
- the glmM gene encoding phosphoglucosamine mutase, with translation MVKKYFGTDGIRGTVNSKNINGDMFFKFGLASGTYFKTQKKIKQIAIIAKDTRLSGYSLEPALVSGLTSAGMHVYTLGPLPTNGLAMLTKTMKANMGIMITASHNPYHDNGLKLFGPDGLKLSTKIEKKIETLIDQKIEKSLSKPKKLGRVKRLETANRDYIKILKSNLPKDFNLRGLRIVIDCANGAGYKAGPELLKSLGAKVFSIGINPNGLNINKNCGSTFPNKIRLAVKKYKADIGISLDGDADRIIMCDEKGTIIDGDQMIAAIAMRWKRKKMLRGGVVGTLMSNYGLEKFFKLHNIKFLRSNVGDRFVKEKMKKNNFNLGGEQSGHIILGKFATTGDGLLVALEVLFSLRKGKKASSFFNTFKKTPQILENIDVKNKNIIKSIDIKNSIKLAEKLIKGQGRILVRSSGTESKIRVMGESYNSKLLHKCLKIVLRKIK, from the coding sequence ATGGTAAAAAAATATTTTGGAACAGATGGAATAAGAGGTACCGTTAATAGTAAAAATATTAATGGAGACATGTTTTTTAAATTTGGTCTTGCATCAGGAACTTACTTTAAAACTCAAAAAAAAATAAAACAAATAGCAATAATTGCTAAAGACACGAGACTATCAGGGTATAGTTTAGAACCTGCACTAGTATCAGGGCTTACATCGGCTGGGATGCACGTTTATACATTGGGCCCACTTCCAACCAATGGCCTAGCGATGTTAACAAAAACTATGAAAGCTAACATGGGAATTATGATTACGGCATCTCATAACCCATATCATGACAATGGGTTAAAGCTATTTGGACCTGATGGGCTAAAACTGTCGACTAAGATTGAAAAAAAAATTGAAACTTTAATTGATCAAAAAATTGAAAAATCTTTATCAAAACCAAAAAAATTAGGTCGTGTAAAAAGGTTAGAAACTGCAAATAGAGATTATATAAAAATTTTAAAAAGTAATTTACCAAAAGATTTTAACCTTAGGGGTTTAAGAATAGTGATTGATTGTGCAAATGGGGCTGGATACAAGGCTGGGCCTGAATTATTAAAATCCTTAGGTGCCAAAGTATTTTCAATTGGGATAAACCCTAATGGTCTTAATATTAATAAAAATTGTGGCTCTACTTTTCCAAATAAAATTAGGTTAGCAGTAAAAAAATATAAAGCAGACATAGGAATTTCGCTTGATGGAGATGCCGATAGAATTATTATGTGTGATGAAAAAGGTACTATAATTGATGGAGATCAAATGATTGCTGCAATAGCAATGAGATGGAAAAGAAAAAAAATGTTAAGAGGAGGTGTGGTTGGTACTTTAATGTCTAACTATGGATTAGAAAAATTTTTTAAACTACATAATATAAAATTCCTAAGATCAAATGTAGGAGACCGTTTTGTAAAAGAGAAAATGAAAAAAAATAATTTTAATTTAGGTGGTGAACAATCTGGACATATTATTTTAGGTAAATTTGCAACTACTGGAGATGGCTTGTTAGTTGCTTTAGAAGTTTTATTTTCATTAAGAAAAGGAAAAAAAGCTAGTAGTTTTTTTAATACCTTTAAGAAAACTCCACAAATATTGGAAAATATTGATGTTAAAAATAAAAATATAATTAAAAGTATTGATATTAAAAATTCTATAAAATTAGCAGAAAAATTAATTAAAGGACAAGGTAGAATATTAGTTAGAAGCTCAGGAACTGAATCTAAAATTAGAGTAATGGGAGAGAGTTATAATAGTAAATTGCTTCACAAATGTTTGAAAATTGTATTAAGAAAAATTAAATAA
- the rpoH gene encoding RNA polymerase sigma factor RpoH produces the protein MSTTINSNLPALSNEGGLSAYLEQIKKFPMLAAEEEYMLAKNWKATGNVKAAEKLVTSHLRLVAKIAMGYRGYGLPVNEMISEGNVGLMQAVKKFEPEKGFRLATYAMWWIRASIQEYILRSWSLVKIGTTTAQKKLFFNLKKIKNQIAPQSEGDLRPEHVSEIANKLDVNKEEVISMNRRLSGKEFSLNAQVGEDGDEWQDWLVDKELDHDLKFAHQEEMGQRQSLLKDSIKILNEREREILYSRRLNDEPTTLEDLSKKYKISRERVRQIENKAFEKLQKHMLLSAKSKNLLPIN, from the coding sequence ATGAGTACTACAATAAATAGTAATCTTCCTGCACTTTCTAATGAAGGTGGTTTGTCTGCTTATCTAGAGCAAATTAAAAAATTTCCTATGTTGGCAGCAGAAGAAGAATATATGCTTGCAAAAAATTGGAAGGCAACAGGAAATGTTAAAGCTGCAGAAAAACTTGTTACTAGCCATCTAAGACTCGTTGCAAAGATTGCGATGGGTTATAGAGGATATGGTCTTCCAGTAAATGAAATGATTTCAGAAGGAAATGTTGGACTAATGCAAGCTGTTAAAAAATTTGAACCTGAGAAAGGATTTAGATTAGCAACTTATGCAATGTGGTGGATTAGAGCTTCTATCCAAGAATATATTCTAAGATCTTGGAGCTTAGTAAAAATAGGAACAACAACTGCACAAAAAAAATTATTTTTTAATTTAAAGAAAATTAAAAACCAAATCGCTCCTCAGTCTGAAGGTGATTTAAGACCTGAACATGTAAGTGAAATTGCTAACAAGTTAGATGTTAACAAAGAAGAAGTAATTTCAATGAACAGAAGACTTTCAGGCAAAGAATTTTCTTTAAATGCGCAAGTTGGAGAAGATGGTGACGAATGGCAGGACTGGTTGGTAGATAAAGAACTTGACCATGATTTAAAATTTGCACATCAAGAAGAGATGGGTCAAAGACAAAGTTTACTTAAAGATTCTATAAAAATTCTTAATGAAAGAGAAAGAGAGATTTTATACTCTAGAAGATTAAATGATGAGCCTACAACGCTTGAAGATTTAAGCAAAAAATACAAAATTAGTAGAGAGAGAGTTAGACAAATTGAAAACAAAGCATTTGAAAAGCTTCAAAAACACATGTTGCTATCTGCTAAATCTAAAAATTTACTTCCAATAAACTAA
- a CDS encoding L-threonylcarbamoyladenylate synthase encodes MKSNQSNIKKAIKYLNKNYCIGVPTETVYGLAANAYKNSAVKKIYNLKKRPKNNPLIVHYHDIDSLKKDCLINDNFTKLYKKFSPGPITYVLQLRKNSKISKCVTNNKKSLAVRFPKHTIFKKLLKQLDYPLAAPSANITTKVSAVKAKDVKEEFGNKIKYILDGGTCTIGIESTIVNLTGRPTILRLGGLDILKIQKTLGFKMNISTNPKKKIAPGQSRLHYSPGIPLRMNVTKPKNDEAFIIIKRKKTKHKNYFYLTSKNNLDEAAKNLYSCLRKIKNEGYKSIAVEKIPNIGLGKAINDRLRRASKY; translated from the coding sequence ATGAAATCTAACCAATCAAATATCAAAAAAGCAATAAAATACCTCAATAAAAATTACTGTATTGGTGTGCCTACTGAAACTGTTTATGGTTTAGCAGCTAATGCATACAAGAATTCAGCAGTAAAAAAAATTTATAATCTAAAAAAAAGACCAAAAAACAACCCTCTAATTGTACATTATCACGATATCGATTCTCTTAAAAAAGATTGTTTGATAAATGATAATTTTACAAAACTTTATAAAAAATTTTCACCTGGCCCAATAACATATGTATTACAATTAAGAAAAAACTCTAAGATTTCAAAATGTGTTACTAATAATAAGAAAAGTTTAGCAGTAAGATTTCCAAAACACACAATATTTAAAAAATTACTAAAACAGCTAGATTATCCATTAGCTGCACCTAGTGCTAATATCACAACTAAAGTAAGTGCTGTTAAAGCAAAAGATGTTAAAGAAGAATTTGGTAATAAGATTAAATATATTTTAGACGGAGGTACTTGCACTATTGGAATAGAATCTACAATAGTTAATCTTACAGGTAGGCCAACTATACTAAGATTGGGAGGTCTGGATATTTTAAAAATTCAAAAAACTTTAGGTTTTAAGATGAATATATCTACTAATCCTAAGAAAAAAATAGCTCCCGGTCAATCACGCCTACATTACTCTCCTGGTATTCCTCTAAGAATGAATGTCACAAAACCAAAAAACGATGAAGCTTTCATAATAATTAAGAGAAAAAAAACTAAACACAAAAATTATTTTTATTTAACTTCCAAAAATAATTTAGATGAAGCAGCAAAAAATCTTTATTCATGTCTAAGAAAAATAAAAAATGAGGGCTATAAGTCGATTGCTGTGGAAAAAATTCCCAATATAGGACTTGGTAAAGCTATAAATGATAGATTACGGAGGGCATCAAAGTATTAG
- the folP gene encoding dihydropteroate synthase, with product MKKYYTRVCNFAYGKFSIELVRKKKNFPLNGNKKISFGQIEILTRTSIKKIDLKDIKKLPKLLKEKINKDLKNIVKKNKNFSSLNFNKIPNIMGILNLTPDSFSDGGKFNKKKKGISQAKNLFKSGADIIDVGGESTRPGSKPVSKKEEWDRIKEILKDIDKKIPLSLDTRKSEIMNKGIQLGVELINDVSGLSYDPKTVGVLKKNKTPFVIQHSQGTPEKMQKNPKYKNELLDIYDFFEQKIKFLRSMGIKHNNIMIDPGIGFGKNLKHNMNLIRSVSIFHTLGFPILLGLSRKRFIKDLSGKNDSKERLGGTVASSMYTIMQGVQVLRIHDVNELRQSIKVFKELIKN from the coding sequence ATGAAAAAATATTACACAAGAGTGTGTAATTTTGCTTACGGTAAATTTTCGATTGAATTAGTTAGAAAAAAAAAGAATTTCCCACTAAATGGTAATAAGAAAATTTCCTTTGGACAAATTGAAATTCTTACACGAACTTCTATCAAAAAAATTGATCTTAAGGATATAAAAAAATTACCCAAATTACTAAAAGAAAAAATTAATAAAGATCTTAAGAATATTGTTAAAAAAAATAAAAATTTTTCGAGTTTAAATTTTAATAAAATTCCTAATATAATGGGTATATTAAATTTAACACCAGATAGCTTTTCTGATGGGGGCAAGTTTAATAAAAAGAAAAAAGGAATATCTCAAGCAAAGAATTTATTTAAATCTGGAGCGGACATTATTGATGTTGGTGGCGAGTCAACAAGACCTGGATCTAAACCTGTAAGTAAAAAAGAAGAATGGGACAGAATTAAAGAAATATTAAAAGATATTGATAAAAAAATTCCACTATCACTAGATACAAGAAAATCAGAAATTATGAATAAAGGTATTCAGTTGGGAGTTGAACTTATAAATGATGTGTCAGGTCTAAGTTATGACCCTAAAACAGTTGGAGTATTGAAAAAAAATAAAACTCCATTTGTAATTCAACATTCACAAGGAACACCAGAAAAAATGCAAAAAAATCCTAAATATAAAAATGAATTATTAGATATTTATGATTTCTTTGAACAAAAGATTAAATTTTTAAGGTCTATGGGTATAAAACATAATAATATCATGATTGATCCAGGGATTGGCTTTGGAAAAAATTTGAAACATAATATGAATTTAATTAGGAGTGTTTCTATTTTTCATACTCTTGGTTTTCCTATACTACTTGGGCTTTCTAGGAAAAGATTTATTAAGGATTTATCTGGAAAAAATGATAGCAAAGAAAGATTAGGTGGAACAGTAGCCTCTTCCATGTATACAATAATGCAAGGAGTTCAAGTCCTAAGAATTCATGACGTGAATGAATTAAGACAAAGTATAAAGGTATTTAAAGAATTAATTAAAAATTAA
- a CDS encoding adenylosuccinate synthase, translating into MKNVVVVGSQWGDEGKGKIVDWLSDQADVVIRFQGGHNAGHTLVIDGITYKLRLLPSGIVRKNKISIIGNGVVVDPWALLEEIEEIKAKGVEVNVDNFIISESANLILPFHREMDEIREDAAGKGKIGTTRRGIGPAYEDKVGRRSIRVMDLRSETNLDHRLETVLLHHNAIRKGLGKKIFEKDKLKEELLKIAPEILKFSQPVWLRIDEFKKQKKRILFEGAQGILLDVDHGTYPFVTSSNTVASSAATGTGCGPNSIHYVLGITKAYTTRVGEGPFPTELTDDIGELLGSRGKEFGTVTSRKRRCGWFDGVLVRQTIKISGIDGIALTKLDVLDELDEIKMCVEYELDGKKMDYLPAAVEDQLKIKPIYKTFPGWKSSTQGIKNIEALPENAKNYIYALENFIGTKVSSISTSPEREDTILLENPFEV; encoded by the coding sequence ATGAAAAATGTTGTAGTTGTTGGATCTCAATGGGGTGATGAAGGAAAAGGTAAAATAGTCGACTGGCTATCGGACCAAGCAGATGTTGTTATTCGTTTTCAAGGAGGACACAATGCTGGACACACATTAGTAATTGATGGAATAACTTATAAATTAAGACTACTACCTTCTGGGATTGTAAGAAAAAATAAAATTTCTATTATAGGAAATGGAGTTGTTGTTGACCCTTGGGCACTATTAGAGGAAATAGAGGAAATTAAAGCTAAGGGTGTTGAGGTTAACGTAGATAATTTTATAATTTCAGAATCTGCAAATCTTATTTTACCATTTCATAGAGAGATGGATGAAATAAGAGAAGATGCTGCTGGAAAAGGAAAAATTGGAACAACAAGAAGAGGAATTGGACCAGCCTACGAAGATAAAGTGGGAAGAAGATCAATCCGTGTTATGGATCTAAGATCTGAGACTAATCTAGACCATAGATTAGAAACAGTACTTCTTCATCATAATGCAATTAGAAAAGGGCTAGGTAAAAAAATTTTTGAAAAAGATAAACTTAAAGAAGAACTTTTAAAGATTGCTCCAGAAATATTAAAGTTTTCTCAACCTGTTTGGCTTAGAATTGATGAATTTAAAAAACAAAAAAAAAGAATATTATTTGAGGGTGCGCAAGGAATACTACTTGATGTGGATCATGGAACATACCCTTTTGTAACATCATCAAATACAGTAGCTTCTAGTGCTGCTACAGGAACTGGTTGTGGTCCTAACTCTATTCATTATGTTCTTGGAATTACAAAAGCCTACACTACCAGAGTTGGCGAAGGACCTTTTCCAACTGAGTTAACAGATGATATTGGAGAATTGCTTGGTTCTAGAGGAAAAGAATTTGGTACTGTCACTAGTAGAAAAAGAAGATGTGGTTGGTTTGATGGTGTTTTGGTTAGACAAACAATTAAAATTTCAGGCATAGACGGAATAGCGTTAACTAAATTAGATGTTTTAGATGAATTAGATGAAATTAAGATGTGTGTTGAGTATGAGCTTGATGGAAAGAAGATGGATTACCTACCAGCTGCAGTTGAGGATCAGTTAAAAATTAAACCAATTTATAAAACTTTTCCTGGATGGAAAAGTTCCACCCAAGGAATAAAAAATATTGAAGCTTTACCAGAAAATGCCAAAAATTATATTTATGCATTAGAAAATTTTATTGGAACAAAAGTTTCAAGTATTTCAACAAGCCCCGAACGAGAAGATACAATTCTTTTAGAGAACCCCTTTGAGGTTTAG
- the thiD gene encoding bifunctional hydroxymethylpyrimidine kinase/phosphomethylpyrimidine kinase has protein sequence MKPKSKILVIAGSDSSGGAGIQADIKTITALGSYAMTAITAVTIQNTTGVKSIVPIDPKEISNQIEFTSKDIKPDAVKIGMLHSTKVIKSVIHSLNLIKVQKIILDPVMVAKGGAKLIDDKAIQLLKNELIKKVSLITPNIPEAEILTKTKIRTKEDMIFAASILIKLGAKNVFIKGGHLDSKIVQDIFVNKNEIFIIKNKRITTRNTHGTGCTLSSAISTFFSCGKTLKRSCELATKYVHNSINSNLKLGKGHGPINHLSSVTVEKKFR, from the coding sequence TTGAAACCAAAATCTAAAATATTAGTTATTGCTGGATCAGATTCTTCCGGTGGCGCTGGCATTCAAGCTGATATTAAAACTATTACTGCTTTAGGTTCATATGCAATGACAGCAATAACAGCTGTCACAATCCAAAATACAACTGGTGTAAAATCAATAGTACCAATTGATCCAAAGGAAATTTCAAATCAAATAGAATTTACCTCAAAAGATATTAAACCTGATGCTGTAAAAATTGGAATGTTGCACTCTACAAAAGTAATAAAATCAGTAATTCATTCATTAAATCTTATTAAAGTTCAAAAGATAATTTTAGATCCTGTTATGGTTGCTAAAGGTGGTGCAAAACTTATTGATGATAAGGCAATTCAGTTATTAAAAAATGAACTAATTAAAAAAGTTAGTTTAATAACTCCAAATATTCCTGAAGCTGAAATATTAACTAAAACTAAAATAAGAACAAAAGAAGATATGATTTTTGCTGCCAGCATACTAATAAAACTAGGAGCAAAAAATGTTTTTATAAAAGGTGGTCATTTAGATTCTAAAATTGTCCAAGATATCTTTGTAAACAAGAATGAAATTTTTATTATTAAAAATAAAAGAATTACAACCAGGAATACACATGGCACTGGTTGTACCCTTTCTTCTGCTATTTCTACATTTTTTTCATGTGGAAAAACCTTAAAGAGATCTTGTGAGCTTGCAACTAAGTATGTACACAATTCAATAAATTCAAACCTTAAACTTGGTAAAGGTCATGGACCTATAAACCATTTAAGTTCAGTAACAGTAGAAAAAAAATTTAGATAA
- the ftsH gene encoding ATP-dependent zinc metalloprotease FtsH: MKNLAMWAVIVFLTIGLYNMFKNPQANVGKGNSIIFSEFLSEVDNGGVVKVDIQGNNIRGVLANGNTFSTYSPNYPNLIEKLSERGVSISAAPLEDKMPSLFGVLLSWFPMLLLIAVWIFFMRQMQGGKGGAMGFGKSKAKMMNELKGKVTFDDVAGVEEAKEEVEEVVQFLKDPKKFSRLGGKIPRGCLLVGQPGTGKTLLARAIAGEAGVPFFTISGSDFVEMFVGVGASRVRDMFEQGKKNSPCIIFIDEIDAVGRSRGAGLGGGNDEREQTLNQLLVEMDGFDTNEGVIIIAATNRPDVLDPALLRPGRFDRQVVVGLPDIIGREKVLKVHVKKIKMAPDVNLRTVARGTPGFSGADLANIVNEAALLAARKNKRLVTLTEFEEARDKVMMGSERRSMVMTEEEKTLTAYHEAGHAIVTINENAAHPIHKATIIPRGRALGMVMQLPERDQLSQTREQLHAQLAIAMGGRVAEEIIFGEDKVTTGASSDIEQATQRARAMVMQAGLSKELGPVAYGSNEEEVFLGRSVARTQNMSEETSKKVDSEIRKIVDKGYERARTVLTEKIDDLHKLAKALLTYETLSGEEIENLINKNIYPSNKEDLKVEDEDKGSALSSMGLKPKIAH; this comes from the coding sequence ATGAAAAATTTAGCTATGTGGGCAGTAATTGTTTTTTTAACAATAGGTCTTTATAATATGTTTAAGAACCCCCAAGCTAATGTGGGCAAAGGTAATTCTATCATATTTTCAGAATTTTTATCAGAAGTTGATAATGGTGGAGTTGTAAAAGTAGATATTCAAGGAAACAATATTAGAGGAGTACTAGCTAATGGAAATACTTTTTCTACTTATTCACCAAATTATCCAAATTTAATTGAGAAGCTATCTGAGAGAGGCGTAAGTATTTCAGCTGCTCCTTTAGAAGATAAGATGCCTTCTTTGTTTGGAGTTTTATTGTCGTGGTTTCCAATGTTGTTACTAATTGCTGTTTGGATTTTCTTTATGAGACAAATGCAAGGTGGCAAAGGTGGAGCTATGGGTTTTGGAAAATCTAAGGCAAAGATGATGAATGAATTAAAAGGTAAAGTTACTTTTGATGATGTTGCTGGAGTAGAAGAGGCTAAAGAAGAAGTAGAAGAAGTTGTTCAATTTTTAAAAGATCCTAAAAAGTTTAGCAGACTTGGTGGAAAAATACCAAGAGGATGTTTGTTAGTTGGTCAACCTGGAACAGGTAAGACTTTACTTGCTAGAGCTATAGCTGGAGAAGCAGGAGTTCCATTCTTTACTATATCAGGATCAGATTTTGTTGAAATGTTTGTGGGTGTTGGAGCATCAAGAGTTAGAGATATGTTTGAGCAAGGAAAAAAAAATTCACCCTGCATTATTTTTATAGATGAGATAGATGCTGTTGGAAGAAGTAGGGGTGCTGGACTTGGAGGAGGTAACGATGAAAGAGAACAAACTTTAAACCAGTTATTAGTTGAAATGGATGGCTTTGATACGAATGAAGGTGTAATAATTATTGCAGCAACAAACAGGCCTGATGTATTAGACCCAGCATTATTACGACCTGGTAGATTTGATAGACAGGTGGTTGTTGGACTTCCAGATATAATAGGAAGAGAAAAAGTATTAAAAGTCCATGTTAAAAAGATTAAAATGGCACCTGATGTAAATTTAAGAACAGTAGCTAGAGGAACCCCTGGTTTTTCAGGTGCAGATTTAGCAAATATAGTTAATGAAGCAGCATTACTTGCTGCAAGAAAAAATAAAAGACTAGTTACTTTAACTGAATTTGAAGAAGCTAGAGATAAAGTGATGATGGGATCGGAAAGAAGATCCATGGTCATGACGGAGGAAGAAAAAACATTAACAGCTTATCACGAAGCTGGACATGCAATAGTTACTATTAATGAGAATGCAGCTCATCCAATTCATAAAGCAACAATCATTCCAAGAGGTCGAGCCTTAGGAATGGTTATGCAACTACCTGAGAGAGATCAGCTATCCCAAACAAGAGAACAGCTTCATGCTCAATTAGCAATAGCTATGGGTGGAAGAGTTGCGGAAGAAATTATATTTGGTGAAGATAAAGTTACTACTGGTGCATCTAGTGATATTGAACAAGCGACTCAAAGAGCAAGAGCCATGGTAATGCAAGCAGGCCTTAGTAAAGAGCTGGGCCCTGTTGCTTATGGCTCGAATGAAGAAGAGGTATTTTTAGGTAGATCAGTTGCTAGAACTCAAAATATGTCGGAAGAAACTTCAAAAAAAGTGGACTCAGAAATTAGAAAAATTGTAGATAAAGGTTATGAAAGAGCAAGAACAGTTTTAACTGAAAAAATTGACGATTTACACAAATTAGCTAAAGCTCTCTTAACATATGAAACACTTTCAGGTGAAGAAATAGAAAACCTGATAAATAAAAATATATACCCAAGCAATAAAGAAGATTTAAAAGTTGAAGATGAAGATAAAGGCTCAGCTTTAAGCTCAATGGGTCTTAAGCCAAAAATAGCTCATTAA
- the tilS gene encoding tRNA lysidine(34) synthetase TilS, whose translation MNQKSLSAQNKTHKQILSFLKNRKISKVYTEFSSSLNTRENLAVAVSGGPDSLALAYLAKCYSIKNKITVKFFLVDHKLRPESTKEATLVKKILRKIGITCKVLSWKGKKPSRNIQSLAREARYSLLTKECKKNNIKHLLLGHHSNDLFENFLIRVVRGSGLNGLVSFNKSVKYKDEDINILRPLLNLEKNDLINISKIIFKFFIKDPSNTSEIYKRTRIRTLLESLEKEGLDLKKLKLTIDNLKDSDKSIRFYVAKNLEENSAHIKTKDTCILNNNFFDQSHEVVFRSLTFVIQKIGKKYYPVRGKSINELIKRISLKTFSKITLGGCFVESVNETILISRENTNKVKVL comes from the coding sequence ATGAATCAAAAAAGTTTGAGTGCTCAAAACAAAACTCATAAACAAATTCTTAGTTTTTTAAAAAATCGAAAAATTTCAAAAGTTTATACTGAATTCTCTTCCTCTTTAAATACCAGGGAAAATTTAGCTGTAGCAGTTTCAGGGGGACCCGATAGTTTGGCACTGGCTTATTTAGCTAAATGCTATTCAATAAAAAATAAAATAACAGTTAAATTTTTTTTAGTTGATCATAAGCTCAGACCAGAGTCGACAAAGGAAGCTACTTTAGTAAAAAAAATCTTACGAAAAATTGGTATCACATGCAAAGTATTAAGCTGGAAAGGTAAAAAACCTTCTAGAAATATTCAGTCTTTGGCAAGAGAAGCAAGATATTCTTTACTAACAAAAGAATGTAAAAAAAATAACATTAAGCACTTATTGTTAGGACATCATTCAAATGATTTATTTGAAAATTTTTTAATTAGAGTGGTTAGAGGAAGTGGACTAAATGGGCTGGTATCTTTTAATAAAAGTGTAAAATATAAAGATGAAGATATAAATATTTTAAGACCATTACTTAACTTAGAAAAAAATGATTTAATCAATATTTCTAAAATAATATTTAAGTTTTTTATTAAAGATCCATCTAATACTAGCGAGATATATAAAAGAACAAGAATTAGAACTTTATTAGAATCCCTTGAAAAAGAGGGATTGGATTTAAAAAAACTTAAATTAACTATTGATAACTTAAAAGACTCAGACAAATCAATAAGGTTTTATGTTGCAAAAAATTTGGAAGAAAACTCTGCACATATCAAAACAAAAGATACTTGCATTTTAAATAATAATTTTTTTGATCAATCTCATGAAGTTGTTTTTAGATCTTTGACTTTTGTTATCCAAAAAATAGGAAAAAAATACTATCCCGTTAGAGGAAAAAGTATCAATGAGTTGATTAAACGAATATCTCTCAAGACATTTTCAAAAATAACTTTAGGAGGTTGTTTTGTTGAAAGTGTTAATGAGACCATATTAATATCAAGAGAAAACACTAATAAAGTTAAGGTTTTGTAA
- a CDS encoding RluA family pseudouridine synthase produces the protein MEKNINLIVGEDENNIRLDVFINKRESLISRTRIKNLILKEKLKINNQIINSPSKKVLFGDEIDLQIPEPKEASLKPYNFKLQIIYEDDDLLIINKPAGIIMHPGAGNYDETIVNALMHYNKDSLSTIGDELRPGIVHRIDKDTSGLIVIAKNNETHENLSHQFSEHTITRVYQLLIWGKLRPSSGKIDTFITRSSKNRQMMEVSNSKGKRAITNYKTIEIFENDKTPTLSLVECRLETGRTHQIRVHMTHMGNSIMGDGKYKKKYKKLKNIDTNLENLIYKLDRQFLHAQTLGFIHPRTNEEMTFTSILPQELENILVLLRNIGK, from the coding sequence ATGGAAAAAAACATTAATTTAATAGTTGGAGAAGATGAAAATAATATCAGACTTGATGTATTCATCAATAAAAGAGAGAGTTTAATTAGTAGAACTAGAATTAAGAATTTAATTCTTAAAGAAAAATTAAAAATAAATAATCAGATTATTAATAGTCCATCAAAAAAAGTACTGTTTGGAGATGAGATAGATCTTCAAATTCCAGAACCTAAAGAAGCATCCTTAAAGCCATATAATTTTAAATTACAAATTATTTATGAAGACGATGATTTACTAATAATCAACAAGCCAGCAGGCATAATTATGCACCCAGGTGCAGGAAATTATGATGAAACAATTGTTAACGCCTTAATGCATTATAACAAAGACTCCTTATCAACAATAGGTGACGAACTAAGACCTGGCATAGTTCATAGGATTGATAAAGATACGTCAGGATTAATAGTTATTGCAAAAAATAATGAGACACACGAAAACTTATCACATCAATTTAGTGAACACACAATTACGAGAGTTTATCAGCTCTTAATTTGGGGAAAGCTTAGACCTTCATCTGGAAAAATTGATACGTTTATAACTAGAAGCTCAAAAAATAGACAGATGATGGAAGTTAGTAATTCTAAAGGCAAAAGAGCAATCACAAATTACAAAACAATTGAGATTTTTGAAAATGATAAAACTCCTACATTAAGCTTAGTGGAATGTAGATTAGAAACTGGAAGAACACATCAAATAAGAGTTCACATGACACATATGGGTAATAGTATTATGGGTGATGGCAAATATAAAAAGAAATATAAAAAACTTAAAAATATTGACACTAATTTGGAAAACTTAATTTATAAATTAGATAGACAATTTCTACATGCTCAAACATTGGGGTTTATTCACCCCAGAACTAATGAGGAGATGACTTTTACCTCAATTTTGCCACAAGAACTTGAAAATATTTTAGTATTGCTTAGAAATATTGGCAAATAA